From one Micromonospora siamensis genomic stretch:
- a CDS encoding ferric iron reductase, whose amino-acid sequence MPGCDTLAPLAPVTATLRAMFGTDDLPGLAPGLVVADEFGWSPASTLVDGSRLPELLHAATLRWGGTPHACAALAWKAYSYWAALPAVLGWAAARRVPLLDPADVLIHFEDHRPLVTLGLRRSTPVAVLPTDPLALSGRPKVRVVADEAALLAVLRASLLDAHLAPLITAIQAEVRIGTRTLLGSVASGVAQAVLRATDALPGSATASVDTLLGALDLADLVELVPGPGGRPTVQRRTCCLAFTLPRPKICQGCCVRPA is encoded by the coding sequence ATGCCCGGGTGCGACACGCTCGCCCCGCTCGCCCCGGTGACCGCCACCCTGCGCGCCATGTTCGGCACCGACGACCTGCCCGGGCTGGCTCCCGGCCTGGTGGTCGCCGACGAGTTCGGCTGGTCCCCGGCGAGCACCCTGGTCGACGGCAGCCGGCTGCCGGAGCTGCTGCACGCGGCCACCCTGCGCTGGGGCGGCACCCCGCACGCCTGCGCCGCACTGGCCTGGAAGGCCTACAGCTACTGGGCGGCACTGCCGGCCGTGCTGGGTTGGGCCGCCGCCCGCCGGGTGCCGCTGCTCGACCCGGCCGACGTGCTTATCCACTTCGAGGACCACCGGCCGCTGGTCACCCTGGGCCTGCGCCGGTCCACCCCGGTCGCGGTGCTGCCCACCGACCCGCTGGCGCTGTCCGGCCGACCCAAGGTGCGGGTGGTGGCCGACGAGGCCGCCCTGCTCGCGGTGCTCCGCGCCTCGCTGCTCGACGCGCACCTCGCCCCGCTGATCACGGCGATCCAGGCGGAGGTCCGGATCGGCACGCGCACCCTCCTCGGCTCGGTGGCCTCCGGCGTCGCGCAGGCCGTGCTGCGGGCCACCGACGCGCTGCCGGGCTCGGCGACCGCGAGCGTCGACACCCTGCTCGGCGCCCTCGACCTGGCCGACCTGGTCGAGCTGGTCCCCGGCCCCGGTGGCCGGCCCACCGTCCAGCGCCGCACCTGCTGCCTGGCCTTCACCCTGCCCCGGCCGAAGATCTGCCAGGGCTGCTGCGTCCGTCCGGCCTGA
- a CDS encoding endonuclease/exonuclease/phosphatase family protein yields MRRLPLSVVACLATTLLTLTTTAGPAAADPDRDHGRGLEASAAPVRVIQHNTDHVPAAWEFAVQQIEDLQPELATLQEVCRPWFDALQAAKPQWTMAYHPRKKHNGGANNPGCHGDDIGEAVIYTRAPGRPTTVIDYPNNNVGGVEKFGLACVEFLHRGIPTLGCSTHLSAYPTSGGQGTQPERGPQVAAIMAHTAPYRAANWAVIVGGDFNLTSEASNVGHAADMNLIMGPAVGGTGAFHDAAQLELGRRLTRPTTDKNRRIDYVFLADTRTPWGTRGVTMSYEDSPAGHHLLKADAVLLRTAG; encoded by the coding sequence ATGCGTCGACTTCCGCTGTCCGTGGTCGCCTGCCTGGCCACCACCCTGCTCACCCTCACGACGACGGCCGGGCCGGCAGCCGCCGACCCCGACCGCGACCACGGTCGGGGCCTCGAGGCTTCGGCCGCGCCGGTCCGCGTGATCCAGCACAACACCGACCACGTGCCCGCGGCGTGGGAGTTCGCCGTGCAGCAGATCGAGGATCTCCAGCCCGAGCTGGCGACCCTTCAGGAGGTGTGCCGGCCGTGGTTCGACGCACTCCAGGCGGCGAAGCCGCAGTGGACGATGGCCTACCATCCGCGCAAGAAGCACAACGGCGGTGCCAACAATCCCGGCTGCCACGGCGACGACATCGGCGAAGCGGTGATCTACACCCGTGCTCCCGGCCGACCGACCACGGTGATCGACTACCCCAACAACAATGTCGGCGGCGTCGAGAAATTCGGGCTGGCGTGCGTCGAGTTCCTCCACCGCGGGATCCCGACGCTCGGCTGCTCGACGCATCTGTCGGCGTACCCCACGTCCGGCGGTCAGGGCACCCAGCCCGAACGCGGTCCGCAGGTCGCGGCGATCATGGCTCACACGGCGCCGTACCGTGCCGCCAACTGGGCCGTCATCGTCGGTGGCGACTTCAACCTGACCTCCGAGGCGAGCAACGTCGGCCACGCCGCCGACATGAACCTGATCATGGGCCCTGCTGTCGGGGGCACCGGCGCGTTCCACGACGCGGCACAGCTTGAACTCGGACGTCGGCTGACGCGGCCCACGACCGACAAGAACCGCCGCATCGACTACGTGTTCCTCGCCGACACCCGCACCCCGTGGGGCACCCGAGGGGTGACGATGTCGTACGAGGACAGCCCGGCCGGCCACCACCTGCTGAAGGCCGACGCCGTGCTGCTGCGTACCGCCGGCTGA
- a CDS encoding CPBP family intramembrane glutamic endopeptidase, with protein MTVDELTRPAVSRRTLRTETLLVLGLSLGQSAVYALVSIIAKLTADGPLSKQTASLNTSQSARPWLDLTYQLLGIVFALLPVLLAVHLLARSPGDPARTLGVDLRRPGSDLARGAGLAALIGLPGLALFWVAAHLGINATLVPAGLPHLWWAVPVLIIAAVQNAVLEEVIVVGYLVTRLRQLSWRLGAVVATSALLRGSYHLYQGFGAFVGNAVMGVVFSLFYLRTRRVAPLIVAHTLLDVVAFVGYALLPREWFSWL; from the coding sequence GTGACGGTCGACGAGCTCACCCGGCCGGCGGTGTCCCGCCGCACCCTCCGCACCGAGACCCTGCTGGTACTCGGGCTATCCCTCGGGCAGTCCGCGGTCTACGCCCTGGTGTCGATCATCGCGAAGCTGACCGCCGACGGGCCGCTCTCCAAGCAGACCGCCTCGCTGAACACCTCCCAGTCGGCCCGGCCCTGGCTGGACCTGACGTACCAACTGCTCGGGATCGTCTTCGCGCTGCTGCCGGTGCTGCTCGCCGTACACCTGCTCGCCCGCAGCCCCGGCGACCCGGCCCGGACGCTCGGCGTCGACCTGCGGCGGCCCGGCTCCGACCTCGCCCGGGGCGCCGGCCTGGCCGCGCTGATCGGCCTGCCCGGCCTCGCCCTGTTCTGGGTGGCGGCGCACCTCGGGATCAACGCCACCCTCGTGCCGGCCGGCCTGCCCCACCTGTGGTGGGCGGTCCCGGTGCTGATCATCGCCGCCGTGCAGAACGCCGTGCTGGAAGAGGTGATCGTGGTCGGCTACCTGGTCACCCGGCTGCGCCAGCTCTCCTGGCGGCTCGGCGCGGTGGTCGCCACCAGCGCCCTGCTGCGCGGCTCCTACCACCTCTACCAGGGCTTCGGCGCCTTCGTCGGCAACGCCGTGATGGGTGTGGTGTTCAGCCTGTTCTACCTGCGCACCCGGCGGGTGGCGCCACTGATCGTCGCGCACACCCTGCTCGACGTGGTCGCCTTCGTCGGCTACGCCCTGCTGCCCCGCGAATGGTTCAGCTGGCTCTGA
- a CDS encoding helix-turn-helix domain-containing protein, translating to MDRHEFGDAVRQLRERTSPAAVGLPVGRRRVQGLRREELGELAGMSADYVRRLEQGRSHPSAGVVNAIARGMRIGRAEYERLCALAGYAAADGQVPNEVGPGATRLLERFADTPMFVSDAAMNLLAVNSAFVALGHWGLTGDPWEWNVAWRTFCDPFDGFRQSSADANDHEAVLVARLRSALLRYPADASLAALVDELRSRSRPFDTLWRTPRPVAAHESSAAFLHPEGGAVTLVGSMLAIPGDDLAALMLTAAPGSTDAARLAEIVSVTEEPAIIRVGQLGPG from the coding sequence GTGGATCGTCACGAGTTCGGCGACGCGGTGCGCCAGTTGCGGGAGCGCACCTCACCTGCGGCTGTCGGGCTACCGGTCGGCCGTCGGCGGGTGCAGGGGCTGCGGCGGGAGGAACTCGGCGAACTCGCGGGGATGTCCGCGGACTACGTACGCCGACTGGAGCAGGGGCGCAGCCATCCGTCCGCCGGGGTGGTGAACGCCATCGCCCGTGGAATGCGGATCGGCCGGGCCGAGTACGAGCGGCTCTGCGCGCTGGCCGGGTACGCCGCCGCGGACGGTCAGGTGCCGAACGAGGTCGGTCCGGGTGCGACGCGGCTGCTGGAGCGGTTCGCGGACACTCCGATGTTCGTCTCCGACGCCGCGATGAACCTGCTCGCCGTGAACAGTGCGTTCGTGGCCCTGGGGCACTGGGGCCTGACGGGGGACCCGTGGGAGTGGAACGTCGCCTGGCGTACGTTCTGCGACCCGTTCGATGGTTTCCGGCAGTCCTCGGCCGACGCGAACGACCACGAGGCGGTCCTCGTCGCCCGCCTGAGGAGCGCGCTGTTGCGCTATCCCGCCGACGCGTCGCTGGCCGCGCTGGTGGACGAGTTGCGGAGCCGGAGCCGCCCGTTCGACACCTTGTGGCGCACGCCGCGACCGGTGGCGGCCCATGAGAGCAGCGCCGCCTTCCTCCATCCGGAGGGCGGCGCCGTCACGCTCGTCGGCAGCATGCTCGCCATCCCGGGCGACGACCTGGCGGCCCTGATGCTCACCGCGGCACCGGGTTCGACCGATGCGGCGCGGCTGGCCGAGATCGTCAGCGTCACCGAAGAACCGGCCATCATCAGGGTGGGCCAACTCGGCCCAGGCTAA
- a CDS encoding peptide deformylase, whose translation MTTSPIERAADSFAAELARHRTGRGLSKKQLATLMGFDPSYVSHVEGRRHRPTEDFARRAEAVLEASGAIWQRFREYDEIRHARSAAPHREPPPPGQWMPPGTGLIVEREQARLRYADDAYHCVIRRELYNAGTEPVTRYLVRVAVDRYPNDPGRSNRHHREHPLSFAELRLRAYREDDGEQEPLHWRAKHDRDAFKEIWLLFENGDGRFPLYPGDRATIEYAYQVGREKWGPWFQRAVRVPTRRLEVRLDLPATLEPQVWGVETSLSAEEGPLRTPVARHDDGDRAIFDWGTDEPPLNARYRLQWRFRGGPPDDPADRPGDVRASDRMRAIGIVQRGADLLRQPARQFDLPREERTAREVVARLGGMLARLDELHPFSKGVGIAAPQLGIGWAAALVRPADRGAEPVVLLNPRVVDAAGETDEQYEGCLSFFDHRGLVPRPLRIDVEHTQWDGSRVITSFEYAMARLVAHEIDHLEGRLYVDRMAPGVPLVPVEEYRQTGSPWRY comes from the coding sequence ATGACGACCTCCCCCATCGAACGGGCAGCCGACTCGTTCGCGGCGGAACTCGCCCGGCACCGCACCGGCCGTGGCCTGTCCAAGAAGCAGCTCGCCACCCTGATGGGCTTCGACCCCTCCTACGTCAGCCACGTCGAAGGGCGCCGGCACCGCCCCACCGAGGACTTCGCCCGCCGGGCCGAGGCCGTCCTGGAGGCCAGCGGCGCGATCTGGCAGCGCTTCCGGGAGTACGACGAAATCCGGCACGCCCGATCCGCCGCACCGCACCGCGAGCCCCCGCCCCCCGGCCAGTGGATGCCCCCCGGCACCGGGCTCATCGTCGAACGGGAACAGGCCCGGCTCCGCTACGCCGACGACGCCTACCACTGCGTCATCCGCCGGGAGCTCTACAACGCCGGCACCGAACCGGTCACCCGCTACCTCGTCCGGGTCGCCGTCGACCGCTACCCCAACGACCCCGGCCGCTCCAACCGGCACCACCGGGAACACCCGCTCAGCTTCGCCGAGCTGCGCCTACGGGCCTACCGGGAGGACGACGGCGAACAGGAACCGCTGCACTGGCGGGCCAAGCACGACCGGGACGCCTTCAAGGAGATCTGGCTGCTCTTCGAGAACGGCGACGGCCGGTTCCCGCTCTATCCCGGCGACCGGGCCACCATCGAGTACGCGTACCAGGTCGGGCGGGAGAAGTGGGGCCCCTGGTTCCAGCGGGCCGTCCGGGTGCCCACCCGCCGGCTGGAGGTCCGCCTCGACCTGCCCGCCACCCTCGAACCACAGGTGTGGGGGGTGGAGACCTCCCTCTCCGCCGAGGAGGGACCACTGCGTACGCCGGTGGCCCGGCACGACGACGGCGACCGGGCGATCTTCGACTGGGGCACCGACGAGCCCCCGCTCAACGCCCGGTACCGCCTCCAGTGGCGGTTCCGCGGCGGCCCGCCCGACGACCCCGCCGACCGCCCGGGGGATGTCCGGGCCAGCGACCGGATGCGCGCCATCGGCATCGTCCAACGCGGCGCCGACCTGCTCCGCCAGCCGGCCCGCCAGTTCGACCTGCCCCGCGAGGAGCGGACCGCCCGTGAGGTGGTCGCCCGGCTGGGCGGCATGCTGGCCCGCCTCGACGAACTGCACCCGTTCAGCAAGGGCGTCGGCATCGCCGCGCCGCAGCTCGGCATCGGCTGGGCCGCCGCCCTGGTCCGCCCCGCCGACCGCGGCGCCGAACCGGTCGTCCTGCTCAACCCGCGGGTGGTCGACGCGGCCGGGGAAACCGACGAGCAGTACGAGGGCTGCCTCTCCTTCTTCGACCACCGCGGCCTGGTGCCCCGGCCGCTGCGGATCGACGTGGAACACACCCAGTGGGACGGCAGCCGGGTGATCACCTCGTTCGAGTACGCAATGGCCCGGCTCGTCGCCCACGAGATCGACCACCTGGAGGGGCGGCTCTACGTCGACCGGATGGCCCCCGGCGTGCCCCTGGTGCCGGTCGAGGAGTACCGGCAGACCGGCAGCCCCTGGCGGTACTGA
- a CDS encoding globin domain-containing protein, with protein sequence MENFARLLKESWALVEEDRERLSGHFYARLFLLDPALRQLFPVQMSGQGDRILEAIVTATQTVDDPESFDEYLRALGRDHRKYHVDTTHYETMGVALLDALRSTAGDGWNLEYDQAWREAYQAITAKMLAGADADENPPFWHAEVLTHERHGADTAVLTVRALQHELPWRAGQYVSLEVPRHHPRVWRTYSVANAPNDDNVLEFHVRTPEGAGWVSGALVRRTRPGDLLRLAAPMGSMTLDTESTRDILCVAGGVGLAPVKALVEELTKVNRTRWVHVFYGARRPEDLYALPALQELVETYPWLSVTPACSEDPDFDGELGDISEVVTRYGPWTSHDCYVSGSARMVRATLRALAEDEVPPQHIRYDTFGNV encoded by the coding sequence GTGGAGAACTTCGCACGGCTGCTGAAGGAGAGCTGGGCCCTGGTGGAGGAGGACCGGGAACGGCTCAGTGGTCACTTCTATGCCCGGCTGTTCCTGCTGGACCCCGCCCTGCGGCAGCTCTTCCCGGTGCAGATGTCCGGCCAGGGCGACCGCATCCTGGAGGCGATCGTCACCGCCACCCAGACGGTGGACGACCCGGAGAGCTTCGACGAGTACCTGCGGGCGCTGGGCCGGGACCACCGGAAGTACCACGTCGACACGACGCACTACGAGACGATGGGCGTCGCCCTGCTGGATGCGCTGCGCAGCACCGCGGGCGACGGCTGGAACCTGGAGTACGACCAGGCGTGGCGGGAGGCGTACCAGGCGATCACGGCGAAGATGCTGGCCGGCGCGGACGCCGACGAGAACCCGCCGTTCTGGCACGCGGAGGTGCTCACCCACGAGCGGCACGGCGCGGACACGGCGGTGCTGACCGTCCGGGCCCTGCAACATGAGCTGCCCTGGCGGGCCGGCCAGTACGTCAGCCTGGAGGTGCCCCGGCACCACCCGCGGGTGTGGCGCACCTACTCGGTGGCGAACGCCCCGAACGACGACAACGTGCTGGAGTTCCACGTCCGTACGCCGGAGGGCGCGGGTTGGGTCTCCGGGGCGCTGGTCCGCCGGACCCGACCCGGTGACCTGCTGCGGCTGGCCGCGCCGATGGGCTCGATGACGTTGGACACCGAGTCGACGCGGGACATCCTCTGCGTGGCCGGTGGGGTGGGGCTGGCCCCGGTGAAGGCGCTGGTGGAGGAGCTGACCAAGGTCAACCGGACCCGCTGGGTGCACGTCTTCTACGGCGCCCGCCGCCCGGAGGACCTGTACGCCCTGCCTGCGCTGCAGGAGCTGGTGGAGACGTACCCGTGGTTGTCGGTGACGCCGGCGTGCAGCGAAGACCCGGACTTCGACGGGGAGCTGGGGGACATCTCCGAGGTGGTGACCCGCTACGGCCCGTGGACGTCGCACGACTGCTACGTCTCCGGCTCGGCGCGGATGGTCCGGGCGACCCTGCGGGCGCTCGCCGAGGACGAGGTCCCGCCGCAGCACATCCGGTACGACACGTTCGGCAACGTGTAG